A stretch of DNA from Pseudonocardia hierapolitana:
CTTGAACAGGTCGACCCCGTCGCCCTCTCCCTCGCCCGCGCCGCGCTCGGCGGTCTCCGCGGGGGGCTCTGCGGGCTCAACGGCGGACGGACCGGCGTCCTGCTGGGGCACCTCGCTCGTCTCGGGCGCGTTCCACTCCTGCTGCGGGACAGCGCGGGTCTCCTCGCCGGGCCGCTGCTGCCCCTCAGGCGGGGCCCCCCACCCGCCTTGCGGCTGCTGCTGGCCCCACGCGGGCTGCTCGGCAGGCTGCTGCGGCGCACCATGTGGTGGCTGCGGTCCCTGTGGCGTACTCATCGCGGGCCTTCCCCCTGGAGACGTGCGGTCGGGCGATCAAAGCACAGGCCCTGTGACGGGCACAGAGCCGGTCGGACCTTCGCCCCGCTCATCCGGCACCGACCGCGACGACCCCGCGGCGGATCGTCGAGATCGCCGTGGCTGCCGCCCGGCCGACCCCGCTGCCCCGTCCCGCGACGGCCGTGATCTGGTCGAGAAGGTCCAGCACCTGCCGGCACCAGCGCACGAAATCGCCCGCCGAGAGCTCCACCCCGTTCTGCTCGGCGGCGGTGAGCACGGCGGCGAGGGACTCCCCGCGCGCCCAGCGGTGCATCGGCCAGGCGAAACCGAGGTCCGGCTCACGGGTCCGTTCGACTCTGTGCCTGCGCTCGTCGCCCTCCAGCTCAGCCCACACGCGCACGGTGGTCGCAAGCGCATCGGACACCGCTCCCGAGGGCACCCGCGGCATCGGCCCGTGGTCGCGGCGCGACTCGTACACCAGCGCGGACACCACCGCGGCCAGTTCGGCCGGCTCCAGGCCGTCCCACGCGCCGTGGCGCAGGCACTCCGCCGTCAGCAGGTCGGACTCGCCCCACAACCGCGACAGGCGCTCGCCGTGCTCGGTGACCCGCTCCCCGTCGAGGTAGCCGCGCTCGGCGAGGAGCGCGCGGATCCGGTCGAACGCGCGGGCGAGGGAGTGGGTGGTGGCGCGCACCTTCTGCCGCAGCTGCTCGGTGTCGCGCTCCAGCCGCGCGTACCGCTCGGCCCACCGGGCGTGGGCCTCGCGGTCGGTACACCCGTGGCAGGGGTGGGCGCGCAGCGCCCGGCGCAACGTGGCGAGCTCGGGGTCGTCGATGGCGCCGCCGCGGGACCGCCGGCGCTGGCTCGGGGGCGCGACGATCCCCGTGTTGCGCAGCGACGAGGCGAGGTCGCGCCGCACCCGCGGGGCGCGGTGGTCCACCCGCTTGGGCAGCCGCATGCGGCCCAGCGGCTCGACCGGCGCCGGGAAGTCGGCAGCGGAGAGCCGACCCGCCCAGCGGTCCTCGTTGAGCACGAGCGGGCGCGGGTCGCCGTCCGCCCCGATTCCGGGGTCGAGCACAACGGCGAGGCCCGCGCGGCGCCCGCCCGGTACGGCGATCACGTCACCCGGCCGCAGCGTGCGCAGCGAATCGGCGGCGGCCTCGCGCCGCTCCGCCACGCCCTGCCGCGACAGCGCCTTCTCCCGCTCCGCCACCCGCCTGCGCAGCGCGGCGTACTCGCGGAAGTCGCCCAGGTGGCACTCCAGTGACTTCTCGTACCCCTCGAGCGCCTCCACGTTGCGTTCGATCCGCCGGGCCAGGCCCACCACCGACCGGTCGGCCTGGAACTGCCCGAACGACTGCTCCAGGAGTTCCCGCGCGTTCTCCGTGCCCAGCCGCCCCACGAGGTTGACGGCCATGTTGTAGCCGGGCCGGAACGAGCTGCGCAGCGGGTAGGTGCGGGTGGAGGCGAGCCCGGCGACCTGCTCGGGATCGACGCCCGGCTGCCAGACGACGACGGCGTGGCCCTCCACGTCGATGCCGCGGCGACCCGCCCGGCCCGTCAGCTGGGTGTACTCACCGGGGGTGAGCTCGGCGTGCGACTCGCCGTTGTACTTGACCAGCCGCTCCAGCACGACGGTGCGGGCGGGCATGTTGATCCCCAGCGCGAGGGTCTCGGTGGCGAACACCGCCCGCACCAGACCGCGGACGAACAGCTCCTCCACGGTCTCCTTGAACGCCGGCAGCATCCCGGCGTGGTGGGCGGCGATGCCACGCTCGAGGGCGTCGCGCCATTCCCAGTACCCCAGCACGGCCAGGTCGGCCTGGGGGAGCTCGGCGGTGTGCCGATCGATCGTGCGCCGGATCTCCTCGACCTCGTCCTCGGTGGTGAGCCGCAGCCCCGACCGCACGCACTGGCCGACCGCGGCGTCGCACCCGGCGCGGCTGAACACGAACGTGATCGCCGGCAGCAGGCCCGCCCGGTCGAGCCGGTCGATGACGGTGGTGCGCGACGGCGGGCGGAACCCGGTGCGCCGGGACGGGCCGGTGCGTCCCCGGCCACGCGCCCCGCGGTCCCACTGCGCCATGGCGCTCTGCCGGTCCAGCTCGCGCGTGTGGCGGACGAGATCCGGGTCGACCTTCAGCTCGCCCGCCGCCGACTCGCCCGCGAACAGGTCGAGGAGCCGGTTGCCCACCATCATGTGCTGCCACAGCGGCACCGGCCGGTGCTCGTCGACGACCACGGTGGTGTCCCCGCGCACGGTGACCAGCCAGTCGCCGAACTCCTCGGCGTTGCTGACGGTGGCCGACAGGCTCACGAGCGAGACGTGCTCGGGCAGTTGGAGGATGACCTCTTCCCATACCGCGCCGCGGAACCGGTCGGCGAGGTAGTGCACCTCGTCCATCACCACGTAGCCGAGGTGCTCCAGCTGCCGGGAACCGGCGTAGATCATGTTCCGCAGCACCTCGGTGGTCATCACGACCACCTGGGCGTCGCCGTTGATCGCCTGGTCACCGGTGAGCAGCCCGACCGCGGACGCCCCGTGGCGCTCGACCAGATCGCCGTACTTCTGGTTGGACAACGCTTTGATCGGCGTCGTGTAGAAGCACTTCTGCCCCTGGGCCAGCGCGAGGTGCACGGCGAACTCGCCCACGACCGTCTTGCCTGCACCGGTCGGAGCGCACACGAGCACGCCGTGACCGTCCTCGAGAGCGGCACAGGCGGTGTGCTGGAACCCGTCGAGCTCGAACGGGAGCGTCTGCGCGAACTCGGCGAGCCGGGGACGGGCGGCGCGGCTCCGGGCGGCGGCGTAAGCATCCGCGGGAGCAGACTTGCTGCTGGCCACGATCCCAGGTTTCCACATCGCCGGCAGGCGAGGTCGACCTGGTGATGGAGTGGCGGCCCCGGATGCTAGGCGGACTGCCGCATCGCGCTGCTCAACCGCAGGTGCGGGCCCGCCTCCTCGCCCCGGCTCATGCGCTGCAGGGTGCGACCCAGCAGCACCTGGGCAAAGGCGTCGGCCGGGTGCTCGGCAACCAGCTCCTCCAGCGCCGCGCGGGCCCGTCCCAGCTGCGCGGACGCGTACCAGGCACGGGCGGCCAGCAGCCGCACCGAGCGGTCGCGCCCGTGCTCGGCGAGCAGCGGGCGGAGCAGGACAAGCGCACCGAGCGGGTCGCGCTGCTCGAGCAGCGACTCCGTCCACCGGTAGCGCTCGACCTCGGCCGGCACCGGACGGCGTTCGCCGCCGTCCGCGAGGAACTCCGCGATCACGGCCGGTGGCTGGGCACCGGCGAGCGCCCGGTCGCCGACGACGATCGTCGGCGAGGTCCGGATCCCCCGCGCCCTGCCCTCCAGGAGCAGCTCACGCACCCGCTCCTCCCCGGCGTCGCCCGCGAGCAGGGCAGGCCCCTCCGGGAACACGTCGCCGACCACGCCGGCCAGCACGTCCCGGTCGCTGATGTCCACGGCGTCGATGAAGTGGGCCCGCAGCAGCGACTCCACCACCGCGTCCTGCACGCCGGCGGGCTCGGCCAGCGCGATCAGCCGGTGGGCGTCGTGGCTGTTCGCCCGCCAGCCGGCACCCCACCGCGGCCCGAGACCCTCCTTCGCCGCGATCCGGTCGACCCGCAGCCGGTTCTCGGCCGGCGTGAGCCCGGGCGCGCAGGCTCGCAGCGCGTCGTCGGCGACCGGGTCGCCCAGCGCATCGGCGAGCGGCTCGGCCGGTACGGGCGCGAACGGGTCGATCCGGTAGGGCCGCCACACGATCTCGACGGGGACGTCGAGATCGGCGACCGCTCGCTCCACCCGCCGCTTGCCGATGTAGGCCCACGGGCAGACGACATCCATCCAGATCTCCACACGCATGCCACCACAGTACGCGACAGATGTCGTTTAGTCGACAGATGTCGTAGAGTGTGCGCCATGCCTCCGGACGATCCGCGCGCCCGACGCACCCGCGCGAGCCTGCGCGCCGCCGCCCTCGAACTGGCCGGCGAGCGCGACCCGGCCACCCTCACGCTCTCGGCCGTCGCGAGCCGCGCGGGCGTCAACCGGGCCACCGTCTACCTGCACTACCCCGACCTCGACGCGCTGTTCGCCGACGCGATGGAGGACGCCGTCGCCACCGTCGCCCGGGCCGCGCAGCTCTGCCCGCTCGACGCACCCCTCGACACCGCACCCCCGCCGCTCGTGGCGCTGTTCGAGCACGTCGGCGCGCACGCCACCCTCTACGCGCGGATGCTCGGCCCCCAGGGCAGCGCCCGCTTCTCCACCCGGCTGCGAGAGGCACTGGCCGAGGCGCTCCTGGAGCGCTTCCGGACCGGGGCGCGGCCCGCATCGTCCGACCGCGTGCCACTAGGCGTGCACGCCGCCTACCTCGCGGGCGCCCTCGTCGGCGTGATCGCGCACTGCGTCACGGCCGAGCCACGACCAGCGGCCGACTCCGCGACGGCCACGTGGCGCCTCCTCGTCCGGTAGCCCCGGATCATCGGTTGGGCGCCGCGCCGCGCCCTGCTCGCCAGCCGTAGATCGTTGTGTCCGTGACTGAGTGGCTTCCCGTCACCGGCCTCCGGTGCCTCGTGATCGGCAGGTCGGTGCGAGAACGGCCGGATCCGGCCGCGTTCGCGCCGAACCGCTGATCACGGCCGGCTCGGGTGCGTTCAGCGGAATGCGCCCGGTGCCGCTCGGGACGCGCCGTCTCGTGGGCGTGCCGTTCCGGCCCGAGCCGGGAACGGCGCGCCCACCGCAGCCGCGCCCGCCCAGATCGCCTCGACGGGCCGGTGTTGACGGCGCGCGAGCGGCATGATCCGAACTAGCGGTTGTCCATGGCTGTCGACACAACCATGGACAACCGCTACCGCGGATCATGGGAGGCAAGATCCCCTGTAGCGGTTCCTTACTGCTGTCGCCACAGCAATGGACAACCGCTCGGTGGTGGCCCCCACGCCGTCAACCGCACGCCGTGCTCCGAGCGCGACCGGCGAGCAGGGGTTCTACGCCTCGGCCGCGTTACTCGTGAGGGCCGTGACGACGGAGCGCTACGTGACGTCGTCGACGCTACGGGCGTTCGGGCGATCCTGATTCGGCCCCGCGCTCTCCCCGACAACACTGGGGTGGCCCGATTCGACGGCCGACGGCGTCGTGTCGATCCGGGAGGGTGCGGTGTCGATGTTCGAGGGCGACACGTCCAGCGGCGAAGGTTCGTCGGGATCGAGGTCGTCCCAGCCTTCGGCGGCGCGCTTGCGCGCCCGTCGCCTGTCGATGATGCGGGCGATCTGGATCGCGAGTTCGAACAGCAGGACGAGCGCGATGGAGAGCGCGATCATCGAGAACGGGTCCTGGCCCGGGGTGACGACCGCGGCGAACACGAACAGGCCGAAGATCAGGCCACGCCGCCAGGCCTTGAGGGTGGTGTAACTCAGAACGCCCGCAAGGTTGAGCATGACGACGAGCAACGGGAGCTCGAAGCTGACACCGAAGATCAGCAGCAGCGCGATGATCAGGCTGAAGTAGCTCTCACCGGTCAGCAGGGTGAGCTGGAGGCCGCCACCGACGGTGAGGAGGAAGTTCAGGCCCTGGGTGACGACGAAGTAGGCGAGCACAGCGCCTGCGACGAAGAGCACCGCCGCGGGAGCGACGAACGAGAGCGCGTAGCGCCGCTCCTTCTGGTACAGGCCCGGGGTGATGAAGCCCCACAGCTGGTAGAGCCACAACGGACACGCGAGGACGACCCCCGCGGTCACTGCGACTCGAAGCCGCAGGTTGAACTGGTCGAAGGCACCCGTCGCGGTCAGGATGCACGATCCGTCCCCGCTCAGGTTGGGCCGCACCTCCGCAGGTAGTGCGCAGTACGGGCCGATGAGCAGGTCGCCGAGACTGGGAACACCGAACAGCGCGACGCCGTACCACACGTACGCAACGACGGTGGTCAGCGCTACGCCGACGAGAGAGATCGCCAAACGGTTGCGCAGCTCGTAGAGATGCTCGACCAGCGACATCGTGCCGTCGGGGCTCTTCGTGCGCCTGCGCCCCCACGGCGGGATGAGTTTTGCCACCGCGACGGGCTACTGCGTGTTGGTGCCGTGGCCCGGTTGAGCCGACTTGGCGACTCCCTGCCCGTTCTGTGCGGTGTTCCCGGACTGCGGAAGGGCCGCAGGCGGTGTCGCAGCAGGCGGGTCGGCCGGCTTGTCGGCGGACTGCTCGGCGGGCTTGCCTGCCTCGTCGTCCTTCTTCAGGCCCTTCATCTCGCCCTTGAAGACGCGGGCGGACTGCCCCACCGACCGGGCCATCTCGGGGAGCCTCTTCGCGCCGAAGAGCAGCACGAGGACTCCGATGACGATGAGCCATTCCCAGCCACCCGGCATGGTCACTCTCCCTTCGTGGGGTACAGGAGGGATCCTACCCACTCCATGGGCCTGATCAGGGCCGCGGGCACCAGCAACCGGCCGGGGCAGGGATTCCGACCGGCCGGTGCCACGCAGCGCCGGCCCTGGCGAACCGGCGCACGGGTGGCAGAGCGAGGGCCAGCAGCACCAGGAGCAGCACGATCCCGCGGTATAGGTGTCGCGCAGGCCTCGACGGCGATCGGGCGGAAGAACTCTTCCTTCACCGCCTGCAGGTTCGTTGCCACTGTCATCCCCCGCAGCAGCAGTGCTGAGCGGTGAGCCGCGCAGCACCCCGAGAGCGGAGGGTGAAATGGCACGCATCGGTTTTCAGCCCAGGAAACTGCGGCAGCAGGCAGGCACGGTGAAGAACACGGCCGTTCGAACCGCCGCCACCGTCACGATCTCCATCGCGTTCTTCAGCACTGCCGCGGTCCAGGGGCAGGTGGCCCTCGCCGCGCCCGCGGGGTCGGCGCAGCCGGGCAACGCGACGAGCGTCAGCGTGGTGGAGCAGGTGCCGAACCAGGCCGGCCAGCGGTGCTTCGAGGCCACCGGAACGCACCACGCCAAGACGCTGATCGGCAACACCTTCTACAAGTTCACGCACAGCGCCGAGTTCTGCACCGACGGGACGAACGTCGTCGGTGTGGAGAACCGCGAGCACAGGTTCACCGATGCGTCCGCGTTCGCATCCTTCGGCGACGTCATCGAAGACTCGGTCGGCCGCATGCCGGCACCGGAGGTGACCAGCATCAAGAAGGCGCGCGTCGACAACTGCGTCCCCGTCAAGGGGTGCATCAGCTCCAAGTACCCGTTCGTCCGCCTCACGCTTCGCGCGGACGGCACCTGGTTCGCGACGACGGGCGAGTCGGAGGAGTCGTAACGGCCGGTTGCCGTCGCGGGCGGACGCGCCGCGGTTCAGGCCGAGCCGTGTCGTCGCTCGCCCGCCACGGCACGCAACACGGCCACGCGGTGCGCCACCCCCGCCCGCAGCGCAGCGCCTTCCCGGGCGAACCGACGCACGGGTGGCAGGGCGAGGAGCAGCAGCACCACGAGCAGCACGACCCCCACGCCCAGCGTGAGCATCACCGGCAGCATCTCAACCGTCCTCCGACTCCCGCTCGACCGCGTCGAGCGCCTCGCGCGCCCGCCGGGCCACGGCATCCACCAGCTCCGGCGGCTCCAGCAGCCGCGCCCCGCCGCCCAGGCCCAGCACGAGCCGGACCAACCACGTGGGATCGGCGTAGCGCAGCTGCACCTGCAGGCGCTCGTCGCCCAGCTCCACGACGTCGTCGACGGGGTAGTACTCGGCCACCCAGCGCGCCTCGCGTTCGAGCAGCAGCACCGCCGACCGGTGCTCGGCACTGGGCCGGAACAGCCCCTCCGACACGTCCGTGGGCTCCGCGTCCGGCGGCGGCGCGGCGGGCTCGTCGAGCACGGCGACGTCCTCGACGCGGTCGAGCCGGAACAGCCGCACCCCCTCGGCCCGCCGGCACCAGGCCTCCAGGTACCCGCGACCGTCGACGATCAGCAGCCGCATCGGGTCGATCGTGCGCTGCGAGACCGCGTCCCGCCCCGCCGTGTAGTACACGATCTGCATGGCCCGCCCCGCCGCGAGCGCGTCGCGCACCGCGGCCGTGGTGGCCGCCTCCTCCCGGCTCGGCCCGTCGATCGCGACGCCCGCCATCCCGGCGTCGCCCACGGCGCGCTCCACCTTCGCCGCCGCCCGCCGCACGGCCTCGGTGTCGGCGACGCCCGGCACGTCCGCGAGCGTGCGCAGCGCCATCAGCAGCGCCGTCGCCTCCGCGGTGGTGAGCCGCAGGGGCCGGCGCATCCCCGCGTCGTGGGTGACGGTGACGGTGTCGCCGGAGAACGACAGGTCGATCAGGTCGCCGGGGCCGTAACCGGGCAGCCCGCACATCCACAGCAGCTCGAGGTCGCGGCGCAGCTGCCTCTCGGAGATCCCGAGGTCGGCCGCCGCCTCCGCGACCGGGATGCCGGGGCGGGCCAGCAGGTAGGGCACCAGCGACAGCAGCCGCGGCAGCCGCTCGGTGACCCCGCCGCTCACCACTCGGCCTCGCCGTGCTCGCCCACCCCGTCGGCTGCCGAGCCACGAGGCTCGGCCGGCTTCGCCGGGCACCGCGCTGACGGCGCACTCGCACGCTCGCTCATGTCGTCTGCGCCAGCGGCTCGGTGTGGGCGGCCACCGACGCCGCCCAGTTCGCCCGCACGGCGTCGGCGAGGCGTTGGGGGGCGAGCACGGCGACGTCCGGGCCGTGGCCGGCGACCCAGCGGGCGAGGGTCTCCAGGGCGCGCAGGTCGAGCTCGACCTCGTCGCCCGGGCGCCCGGCGTGGACGCGCCGACCGACGACCCGGCCGAGGCGGCGCAGGCCGTGGGCGCGGCCGTCGGCGATCCAGACCCGCGCGATGTCGGTAGCCGGCGGTGGGTCGACGCCTTGACGGACCATGCCCATCAGGTCGACGCCCTCGGGCACCCGCACCGCGCCGGCCGGGCCGACCGGCGTGACGGGTTCCATGATCCGCGAGATGCGGAAGCAGCGGGGGGCGGCGCGGTCGCGGTCGTAGCAGCACAGGTACCAGCGCCCGCGCCACGACACCACGCCCCACGGCTCCACGGTGCGCCGCTGGACGGGCCCGCCCACGCCGCCGCGCTGGTGGTCGAACGTCACGGCCCGCCCGGCCCGCACGGCGGCGAGCAGCGGGGCGAAGGCGGGGTCGGCGGCCTGCACCCGCGGCTGGACCCGCCCCTGGTCCTCGTCGACCTCCACCCCGGCCGCGCGGAGCTTGACCAGCGCGCTGTGGGCCGGCATCGCGAGCTCCGGGGAGTCCCACAGCCGCGCCGCGAGCGCCACCGCGGCGGCCTCGTCCGGCTCGAGGTCGATGTCACCGAGCTCGTAGTCCTGGCGGGCGATCCGGTAGCCGTCGACGGTGTCGAAGCTGGACAGCCGCCCGGTCTCCAGCGGTACGCCGAGCTCGCGCAGCTCGGCCTTGTCGCGCTCGAACATCCGGAAGAACGCCTCGTCGCCGCGCGCGTCGGCGTACCCGGGCACGATCTGGCGGATCCGCTCCGCCGTGAGGAACTGCCGGGTGGACAGCAGGCAGAGAACCAGGTTCACCAGCCGCTCGGCCCGGGCAGAGGACACCACGGCATCGTACGGCCGGGCACGGCCTTCGCGCGGGCGACCGGCGGAAACGCGCCTACAGCGACGCGATCAGGCGTTCCACCCGCTCGTCCACGGCCCGGAACGGGTCCTTGCACAGCACGGTGCGCTGGGCCTGGTCGTTGAGCTTGAGGTGCACCCAGTCGACCGTGAAGTCGCGGCCGGCGGCCTGCGCGGCGGCGATGAAATCCCCGCGCAGCTTGGCCCGCGTTGTCTGCGGCGGGGTGTCCTTGGCCGCCTCGATCTCGCCGTCGTCGGTGACGCGGTCGACCATGCCCTTGCGCTGCAACAGGTCGAACAGCCCTCGGCCGCGGCGGATGTCGTGGTAGGCGAGGTCGAGCTGGGCGATCCGGGGGCTCGCGAGGTCGAGGCCGTTGCGGGCCCGGTAGCGCTCGACGAGCCGGTGCTTGATCGCCCAGTCGATCTCGCGGTCGATCAGCGACAGGTTCTGGCTCTCGACGGCGTCGAGGGTGCGTCCCCACAGGTCGAGCACGCGCGCGATGGTGGGATCGGCGCTGCCCCGCGTGCGGACGTGCTCGACGGCCTTGGCGTGGTACTCGCGCTGGATGTCCAGCGCACTGGCCTCGCGCCCGCCCGCGAGCCGCACGGTGCGGCGGCCGGTGAGGTCGTGGCTGATCTCGCGGATGGCGCGGATCGGGTTGTCGAGGGTGAAGTCCCGGAACTGGACGCCCGCCTCGATCATCTCCAGCACGAGCGTGGCCGACCCGACCTTGAGCAGGGTGGTGACCTCGGACATGTTGGAGTCACCGACGATGACGTGCAGCCGGCGGTAGCGCTCCGCGTCGGCGTGCGGCTCGTCGCGGGTGTTGATGATCGGCCGGGACCGCGTGGTGGCGCTGGAGACGCCCTCCCAGATGTGCTCGGCCCGCTGCGACAGGCAGTACACCGCGCCGCGCGGGGTCTGCAGCACCTTGCCGGCCCCGCAGATCAGCTGCCGGGTGACGAGGAACGGCAGCAGCACGTCGGCGATCCGGGAGAACTCGCCTGCCCGGGCCACCAGGTAGTTCTCGTGGCAACCGTAGGAGTTGCCCGCCGAGTCGGTGTTGTTCTTGAACAGGTAGATGTCACCGCCGATGCCCTCGTCGACCAGCCGGCGCTCGGCATCGACGAGGAGGTCCTCGAGGATGCGCTCCCCCGCCTTGTCGTGGGACACGAGCTGGGCGAGCGAGTCGCACTCCGCGGTGGCGTACTCGGGGTGGCTGCCCACGTCCAGGTAGAGGCGGGCCCCGTTGCGCAGGAACACGTTCGACGAACGCCCCCACGACACGACCCTGCGAAAGAGGTACCGGGCCACCTCGTCGGGCGAGAGGCGCCGCTGCCCGTGGAAGGTGCACGTGACCCCGAACTCGGTCTCGACGCCGTAGATCCGCCGCTGCATCCAGCAAGCGTAAGCGGAGAGAGCCTGGTCGTGTTACGCCTGTGACCGACTGGCCGTGTCGTGTCCTTCCTCCGGCCCTCGCCGATGGGCCGTGTGCGTACTGTCAAGTCGTGCTGCCCTGGATCCGGCGGGCCACCGACGAGGTGGTCGACGCCGATCGCGCGGTGTCGCGCAGGGTCTCGGCACTGCCGCCGAGCCCGTTCGACGCCGCCATGAAGACGGTCTCGACCGCCGCGAACCACAGCCTGCTGTGGTTCGCCGTCGCGGCGATCCTCGCCGCGCGCCGCGGTGCGAGCCGCAAGGCCGCCGCCCGCGGCGTGCTGGCCATCGCCGGCGCGAGCGCCACGGCCAACGGCCTGCTCAAGCCGCTGCTGCCGCGCAGGAGGCCGGCCGCTGCCGAGCTGCCGGCCTACCAGACCCTCCGCAACCCCCCGAAGTCGTCGTCGTTCCCGTCCGGGCACGCGGCGTCGGCGGCCGCGTTCACCACGGCCGTGGCGCTCGAGAGCCCGAAGCTGGGGCTCGCCGTCGCGCCGCTGGCCGCGTCCGTGGCCTACTCGCGGGTGCACGTCGGCGTGCACTGGGCCTCCGACGTGCTCGCGGGCGCCGCCGTCGGAGGCGGGATCGCGCTCGCCACCCGCCGCTGGTGGCCGGTCAGGCGCACCGACGAGGCGCGGGCCCGGCCTCTGGACGCCGTGCCCACGCTCCCTGACGGCAAGGGCCTGGTGCTGATTTCCAACCAGCGCTCGGGCGACCCGGAGTACGACCCGGCCGACGATCTGGAGAACGCCTTGCCGGCCGCCGTGGTGCTGCGGGCCGACCCCGACGAGGACATCGACGACCAGCTCGAGGCCGCCGTCACGGAGCGCGATCGGTGGGTGCGGGCGATCGGGGTCGCGGGCGGCGACGGGTCGGTGGCCGCGGCCGCGACCGTGGCGGGCCGCCGGAACCTGCCGCTCGTGGTGGTGCCCACGGGCACGCTGAACCACTTCGCCCGTGACGTCGGCGTGTACGACATGCAGGAGGCGGTCGACGCCACCGGCGCGGGCGAGGCCGTCGCCGTCGACCTCGGGGTGGTGGACGTCCACCCGGGGCGCGGCACCGACCCGGAGAGCGAGGCCGTCGTGCGGCAGCGCTACTTCCTCAACACCGCGAGCCTCGGCTCCTACCCGGACCTCGTGCGGTTGAGGGAGAAGTGGGAGGGCCGGTGGGGCAAGTGGCCCGCGTTCGCCGCGGCGCTGGTCGTGGTGCTCCGCCGGGCCGAGCCGGTGCGGATCAAGGTGGACGGACGCTGGCTCGCGGTCTGGCTGCTGTTCGTGGGCAACGGGCCCTACCACCCGCGGGGCATGGTGCCTGCCTGGCGCCCGTCGCTCGACTCCGGGCTGCTCGACGTGCGGTGGCTGCGGGCCGACATCCGCTTCTCCCGCCTGCGGGCGGTGGCCGCGCTCCTGCTGGGTGCGCTCGGGCACAGCCACGTCTACCACCAGCGCGAGGTCGGCGAGCTCGACGTCGAGCTGGCGGTCCCCGGCATGCTGGCCACCGACGGCGAGGTGGTCGAGGAGGCCGGGCGCTTCACGTTCCGGGTGGCCCGTCGGCCGGTGCCGGTCTACCGCCGCCACGAGGACAACTGGAGCGGCCGGGACCGCCCCTTCCTCGGGTGAGGCGAGCCGTCACGGCAGGATGACGCCACGATCGGCGGCAGAGCGGCCGTCGAGGCGGGTGACGGGGGGATGGCGACGGTGCGTGCTCTCGCGGTGACGGTGGCGGTCGTGTGCGTCCTTGCCGCGTCCGCCGCCCCGACGGCGGCTGCGGAGCCCGGTGAGCCGGACGCGGCGGCGATCGCCGATGTCGTGCGCGCGCACGTCGGGGCGACGCGGCTGCCGGGCGTGGCGGTCGCGGTGATCGACGAGGACAGGGTTGTGCATGTCGCGGGGTACGGCCACGACTCACGGGGCGAGCCGGTCACCGAGAAGACGCCGATGTGGCTCGGCGGGGTGTCCGAGTCGTTCACCGCGATGGCGCTGGCGCAGCTGGCGGGGTTCGGGTCCGTCCCGCTGGACGACCCGGTCGTCGCGCACCTGCCAGAGTTCACCACGGCCGACCCGCGATCCGCGCAGATCACCGTGCGCCAGCTGCTGGACCACACCTCCGGCCTGCCCGCTACGCACGACGCGTCGCAGGGACGCCCGCGGTCGCTGCAGGAGGCGGTGGCCGGGCTGGGCGACGTCACGCTCGCGGCACCGCCCGGGGAGCGGCGGGTGCGCAGCGAGCTCGGCTACCAGGTCGCTGCCCGGCTGGTGGAGGTGGCGGCGCAGCGCCCGTTCGACACGGTCCTCTGGGACCGCGTGCTCTTCCAGGTGGGCATGCACGCCACCGTGACGGTCGCGGGCACCCGGGACCTGGTGCCCGGCCTGGTGGACGGGCACGACCGGTTCCTCGGCGTCAGCAGGCCCCAGGCGGAGCCCGACCGGTTCGTCGGCGGGTCGGGCGGCATCGTGAGCACCGCTGCGGACGTCGCCACCTGGCTGCAGTTCAACGCCGGCTGGGGCCTGCGCACGGTCATGGCCGGTGACGGGCTGCGTG
This window harbors:
- a CDS encoding DEAD/DEAH box helicase — protein: MWKPGIVASSKSAPADAYAAARSRAARPRLAEFAQTLPFELDGFQHTACAALEDGHGVLVCAPTGAGKTVVGEFAVHLALAQGQKCFYTTPIKALSNQKYGDLVERHGASAVGLLTGDQAINGDAQVVVMTTEVLRNMIYAGSRQLEHLGYVVMDEVHYLADRFRGAVWEEVILQLPEHVSLVSLSATVSNAEEFGDWLVTVRGDTTVVVDEHRPVPLWQHMMVGNRLLDLFAGESAAGELKVDPDLVRHTRELDRQSAMAQWDRGARGRGRTGPSRRTGFRPPSRTTVIDRLDRAGLLPAITFVFSRAGCDAAVGQCVRSGLRLTTEDEVEEIRRTIDRHTAELPQADLAVLGYWEWRDALERGIAAHHAGMLPAFKETVEELFVRGLVRAVFATETLALGINMPARTVVLERLVKYNGESHAELTPGEYTQLTGRAGRRGIDVEGHAVVVWQPGVDPEQVAGLASTRTYPLRSSFRPGYNMAVNLVGRLGTENARELLEQSFGQFQADRSVVGLARRIERNVEALEGYEKSLECHLGDFREYAALRRRVAEREKALSRQGVAERREAAADSLRTLRPGDVIAVPGGRRAGLAVVLDPGIGADGDPRPLVLNEDRWAGRLSAADFPAPVEPLGRMRLPKRVDHRAPRVRRDLASSLRNTGIVAPPSQRRRSRGGAIDDPELATLRRALRAHPCHGCTDREAHARWAERYARLERDTEQLRQKVRATTHSLARAFDRIRALLAERGYLDGERVTEHGERLSRLWGESDLLTAECLRHGAWDGLEPAELAAVVSALVYESRRDHGPMPRVPSGAVSDALATTVRVWAELEGDERRHRVERTREPDLGFAWPMHRWARGESLAAVLTAAEQNGVELSAGDFVRWCRQVLDLLDQITAVAGRGSGVGRAAATAISTIRRGVVAVGAG
- a CDS encoding DsbA family oxidoreductase, producing MRVEIWMDVVCPWAYIGKRRVERAVADLDVPVEIVWRPYRIDPFAPVPAEPLADALGDPVADDALRACAPGLTPAENRLRVDRIAAKEGLGPRWGAGWRANSHDAHRLIALAEPAGVQDAVVESLLRAHFIDAVDISDRDVLAGVVGDVFPEGPALLAGDAGEERVRELLLEGRARGIRTSPTIVVGDRALAGAQPPAVIAEFLADGGERRPVPAEVERYRWTESLLEQRDPLGALVLLRPLLAEHGRDRSVRLLAARAWYASAQLGRARAALEELVAEHPADAFAQVLLGRTLQRMSRGEEAGPHLRLSSAMRQSA
- a CDS encoding TetR/AcrR family transcriptional regulator — protein: MPPDDPRARRTRASLRAAALELAGERDPATLTLSAVASRAGVNRATVYLHYPDLDALFADAMEDAVATVARAAQLCPLDAPLDTAPPPLVALFEHVGAHATLYARMLGPQGSARFSTRLREALAEALLERFRTGARPASSDRVPLGVHAAYLAGALVGVIAHCVTAEPRPAADSATATWRLLVR
- the tatC gene encoding twin-arginine translocase subunit TatC; amino-acid sequence: MAKLIPPWGRRRTKSPDGTMSLVEHLYELRNRLAISLVGVALTTVVAYVWYGVALFGVPSLGDLLIGPYCALPAEVRPNLSGDGSCILTATGAFDQFNLRLRVAVTAGVVLACPLWLYQLWGFITPGLYQKERRYALSFVAPAAVLFVAGAVLAYFVVTQGLNFLLTVGGGLQLTLLTGESYFSLIIALLLIFGVSFELPLLVVMLNLAGVLSYTTLKAWRRGLIFGLFVFAAVVTPGQDPFSMIALSIALVLLFELAIQIARIIDRRRARKRAAEGWDDLDPDEPSPLDVSPSNIDTAPSRIDTTPSAVESGHPSVVGESAGPNQDRPNARSVDDVT
- the tatA gene encoding Sec-independent protein translocase subunit TatA, translating into MTMPGGWEWLIVIGVLVLLFGAKRLPEMARSVGQSARVFKGEMKGLKKDDEAGKPAEQSADKPADPPAATPPAALPQSGNTAQNGQGVAKSAQPGHGTNTQ